One segment of Alistipes finegoldii DSM 17242 DNA contains the following:
- a CDS encoding alpha-L-fucosidase, whose translation MTRLFTSFCALVIATGAFAQAGYRPAPENLLSRSQFADCRFGIFLHWGLYAMLAQGEWAMTNHNLYYREYEKLAGGFYPSKFDADAWAEAFRQAGARYVCFTTRHHDGFSMFRTAQTPYNIVDATPFARDAVKELADACHRRGLRVHFYYSLIDWWREDAPRGRTGLGTGRPAEKEDADAYFGFMKAQLTELLTQYGDVGAIWFDGIWDQDENPGFDWRLGELYGLIHKLQPGCLIINNHHLAPFEGEDAQAFERDLPGENTAGYSGQEISRLPLETCQTMNGMWGYKITDQNYKSAQTLVRYLAGAAGRGANLLLNIGPQPDGALPAAALERLDSMGRWLRANGETIYGTQAGPVSPRSWGVTTRRGDKIYVHILDWPDEELFVPVRDERIRQAVRFADKRAVAFSQDKAGVTLRLGEKPAGADCIVELTVGK comes from the coding sequence ATGACCCGACTCTTCACCTCCTTCTGCGCCCTCGTGATCGCCACGGGCGCCTTCGCACAGGCCGGCTACCGCCCGGCCCCGGAAAACCTCCTGTCGCGCAGCCAATTCGCCGACTGCCGGTTCGGCATATTCCTCCACTGGGGGCTTTACGCCATGCTCGCGCAGGGCGAATGGGCGATGACCAACCACAACCTCTACTACCGGGAGTACGAAAAGCTCGCGGGAGGATTCTATCCCTCGAAATTCGACGCGGACGCATGGGCCGAGGCTTTCCGCCAAGCGGGAGCGCGCTACGTCTGCTTCACGACGCGCCATCACGACGGATTCTCGATGTTCCGCACGGCGCAGACGCCCTACAACATCGTCGATGCCACGCCTTTCGCCCGCGACGCGGTGAAGGAGCTGGCCGACGCGTGTCACCGCCGCGGACTGCGCGTCCACTTCTACTACTCGCTGATCGACTGGTGGCGCGAAGACGCCCCGCGCGGCCGGACGGGACTCGGCACGGGCCGCCCGGCCGAAAAGGAGGACGCCGACGCCTATTTCGGCTTCATGAAGGCGCAGCTCACCGAACTGCTGACACAATACGGCGACGTGGGCGCCATCTGGTTCGACGGCATCTGGGATCAGGACGAGAATCCCGGTTTCGACTGGCGGCTGGGCGAACTCTACGGGCTGATACACAAATTGCAGCCCGGATGCCTGATCATCAACAACCACCATCTCGCACCGTTCGAAGGCGAAGACGCGCAGGCGTTCGAACGCGACCTGCCGGGAGAGAACACGGCCGGATATTCGGGGCAGGAGATCAGCCGCCTGCCGCTCGAAACGTGCCAGACGATGAACGGCATGTGGGGATACAAGATCACCGACCAAAATTACAAATCGGCGCAGACGCTCGTGCGCTATCTCGCAGGGGCCGCAGGACGCGGCGCGAACCTGCTGCTCAACATCGGTCCCCAGCCCGACGGCGCGCTGCCCGCGGCGGCTCTCGAACGGCTCGACAGCATGGGACGCTGGCTGCGCGCGAACGGCGAAACCATCTACGGCACGCAGGCGGGACCCGTAAGCCCGCGCAGCTGGGGCGTGACCACGCGCCGCGGCGACAAAATCTACGTACACATTCTCGACTGGCCCGACGAAGAGCTGTTCGTGCCCGTCAGAGACGAACGCATCCGGCAGGCGGTACGCTTCGCCGACAAACGCGCGGTCGCCTTCTCGCAGGACAAGGCGGGCGTGACGCTGCGCTTGGGCGAAAAGCCTGCGGGAGCGGACTGCATCGTGGAACTGACAGTCGGAAAATAG
- a CDS encoding carboxypeptidase-like regulatory domain-containing protein, translated as MLKFLLVCAAFAALPIQAQTLSGRIVGADARPVPYANIGLKNRPAGTVSERDGSFTLRIPDLSVRDTLRISCIGYAAREIPAAGHDARPLEIRLQEQPQTPLSPVITHIPRKRYTFGRSIGSKTVSARRSAPGRKAARWA; from the coding sequence ATGCTGAAATTCCTACTCGTCTGCGCCGCATTCGCGGCCCTGCCGATACAGGCGCAAACACTCTCCGGACGCATCGTCGGAGCGGACGCCCGACCGGTCCCCTACGCCAACATAGGACTCAAGAACCGCCCCGCGGGAACCGTATCCGAACGGGACGGCTCGTTTACGCTCCGCATTCCCGACCTGAGCGTCCGGGACACGCTGCGCATATCCTGCATCGGGTATGCCGCACGGGAGATTCCGGCCGCCGGACACGACGCACGGCCGCTGGAGATACGGCTGCAGGAGCAGCCCCAGACACCGCTGAGCCCCGTGATAACCCATATTCCCCGCAAACGCTATACCTTCGGCCGCAGCATCGGCAGCAAAACCGTTTCAGCGCGGCGTTCCGCGCCGGGCAGGAAGGCGGCGAGATGGGCGTGA